The Arthrobacter sp. NicSoilC5 genome has a window encoding:
- a CDS encoding thymidine phosphorylase, which yields MTDSKAEAFDAVDIIRTKRDKGTLSPEQIDWTIDAYTRGAIADEQMAALNMAILLNGMDRAEIARWTAAMIASGERMDFSSLRRPDGGLKYTSDKHSTGGVGDKITLPLAPLVAVFGVAVPQLSGRGLGHTGGTLDKLESIPGWRANLANDEILAQLQDVGAVICAAGAGLAPADKKLYALRDVTGTVEAIPLIASSIMSKKIAEGTGSLVLDVKVGSGAFMKDEAKARELAETMVALGKDAGVNTVALLTNMNTPLGLTAGNAIEVEESVEVLAGGGPEDVVELTVRLAEEMLVCAGVHDADPAAALKDGRAMDVWNRMITAQGGDPRAALPEARESDVVYAPADGVLVELDALAVGVAAWRLGAGRARKEDAVQAGAGVRMHAKPGATVRAGEPLMTLLTDTPERFARAREALEHAVVIAPEGSRPAQQLIIDRIA from the coding sequence GTGACCGACAGCAAAGCAGAGGCGTTCGACGCCGTAGACATCATCCGCACCAAGCGTGACAAGGGGACGCTGAGCCCCGAACAGATCGACTGGACCATCGACGCGTACACGCGTGGGGCCATCGCGGACGAACAGATGGCTGCCCTGAACATGGCCATCCTGCTCAACGGCATGGACCGCGCCGAAATCGCCCGGTGGACGGCCGCCATGATCGCCTCGGGGGAGCGGATGGATTTCTCCAGCCTCCGTCGACCAGACGGCGGCCTGAAATACACCTCCGACAAACATTCCACCGGTGGCGTGGGGGACAAGATCACCCTGCCGCTGGCCCCGCTGGTGGCGGTGTTCGGCGTGGCCGTCCCGCAGCTGTCCGGCCGCGGGCTGGGGCACACCGGCGGCACCCTGGACAAGCTGGAGTCCATTCCGGGATGGCGGGCCAACCTGGCAAACGACGAAATCCTGGCCCAGCTCCAGGACGTCGGGGCGGTCATCTGCGCCGCCGGTGCCGGCCTGGCCCCGGCCGACAAGAAGCTCTATGCGCTGCGCGACGTCACAGGAACGGTTGAGGCCATCCCGCTGATCGCCTCCTCCATCATGAGCAAGAAGATCGCCGAGGGCACCGGCTCCCTGGTCCTGGACGTCAAGGTGGGCAGCGGAGCCTTCATGAAGGATGAAGCCAAAGCCCGCGAACTGGCGGAGACCATGGTGGCGCTCGGCAAGGACGCGGGGGTCAACACCGTTGCGTTGCTGACCAACATGAACACCCCCCTGGGCCTCACCGCCGGCAATGCCATCGAAGTCGAGGAATCGGTGGAGGTGCTGGCGGGCGGCGGCCCGGAGGACGTGGTGGAACTGACCGTCCGGCTCGCCGAGGAGATGCTCGTCTGTGCAGGGGTCCACGACGCCGACCCCGCCGCCGCCCTCAAGGACGGCCGGGCCATGGACGTCTGGAACCGGATGATCACCGCCCAGGGCGGCGACCCCCGCGCGGCGCTCCCGGAGGCCCGGGAATCCGACGTCGTCTATGCCCCTGCCGACGGGGTGCTGGTGGAACTGGACGCGCTCGCTGTCGGTGTGGCTGCATGGCGGCTGGGTGCCGGCCGCGCCCGCAAGGAGGACGCCGTACAGGCGGGGGCCGGGGTGCGCATGCACGCCAAGCCCGGCGCCACCGTGCGGGCAGGGGAGCCCCTGATGACGCTGCTCACCGACACTCCGGAGCGGTTCGCCCGTGCCCGGGAAGCCCTGGAACACGCAGTGGTCATCGCTCCGGAAGGTTCGCGGCCAGCCCAGCAGCTCATCATCGACCGCATAGCATAG
- a CDS encoding DedA family protein: protein MQAINDFILAAAGQPWVLVLVLACCIIDGFFPPVPSESVVVGLAAVASTADVPNPLLLVLVAAAGAFLGDNIAYLLGRRVGTRRWAWMRGPRMQSAFRWAGRELHKRPASLILVARFVPIGRVAVNLTAGVTHYPHLRFVGLTILSASLWAGYSVAIGLFFGQWFENNHVLGAAIAIVCAVALGIVVDLVINKFRGKPNVVERIREPGA, encoded by the coding sequence ATGCAGGCCATCAATGACTTCATCCTCGCCGCAGCCGGCCAGCCGTGGGTGCTGGTCCTGGTGCTGGCGTGCTGCATCATTGACGGCTTCTTCCCGCCCGTTCCCAGTGAGTCCGTGGTGGTGGGCCTCGCCGCCGTGGCCTCCACCGCGGATGTTCCCAACCCGCTGCTCCTGGTCCTTGTCGCGGCGGCGGGTGCATTCCTCGGGGACAACATCGCGTACCTGCTGGGCCGCCGGGTGGGCACCAGGCGCTGGGCGTGGATGCGCGGGCCGCGCATGCAAAGTGCGTTCCGCTGGGCGGGCCGGGAGCTGCACAAGCGGCCGGCATCGCTGATCCTGGTGGCCCGCTTCGTCCCGATCGGCCGGGTGGCGGTGAACCTGACCGCCGGGGTCACGCACTACCCGCACCTGCGGTTCGTGGGCCTGACCATCCTTTCGGCCAGCCTGTGGGCCGGCTACTCGGTGGCGATCGGGCTGTTTTTCGGCCAGTGGTTCGAGAACAACCACGTCCTGGGCGCAGCGATTGCCATTGTCTGCGCGGTAGCGCTGGGCATCGTGGTGGACCTGGTAATCAACAAATTCCGGGGCAAACCCAACGTGGTGGAACGGATCCGGGAACCCGGCGCCTGA
- a CDS encoding DedA family protein, with translation MEFINEAVLHAAGQWWIYPVLLAFFFVDGFAMVVPSETLIVALAAFSRHSGEPNLWLLGLTALVGAIAGDNMAYMLGRKIGLERWGWMRRPKVRKVFAWARYELEKRGAVLIFTARYIPWGRVAVNYVAGSTGFSHRRFFVFDAFACVTWVGYSLGIGLLASSFPWLHHNPLLSAGIAVVFAIVLGVLIDHLLRWWHKRLGRHDAPEADEWAEGSSGSGQEDRPGMQALVVPSAEAGPAAK, from the coding sequence GTGGAGTTTATTAATGAGGCCGTGCTCCATGCAGCGGGCCAGTGGTGGATTTACCCGGTTCTGCTGGCGTTCTTCTTCGTGGACGGCTTCGCCATGGTGGTCCCCAGCGAGACCCTCATCGTGGCGCTCGCAGCCTTCTCGCGGCACAGCGGCGAACCCAATCTCTGGCTCCTAGGGCTCACTGCACTGGTCGGCGCCATTGCCGGTGACAATATGGCCTACATGCTCGGCCGCAAGATCGGCCTGGAGCGGTGGGGATGGATGCGCCGGCCCAAGGTCCGGAAAGTCTTCGCCTGGGCCCGCTATGAACTTGAGAAACGCGGCGCGGTACTGATCTTCACCGCCCGCTACATCCCGTGGGGCCGGGTGGCGGTCAACTACGTGGCCGGAAGCACCGGCTTCTCGCACCGCAGGTTCTTCGTCTTCGACGCCTTTGCCTGTGTGACCTGGGTGGGCTACTCCCTTGGCATCGGCCTGCTGGCCAGCTCGTTCCCGTGGCTGCACCACAACCCGCTGCTGAGCGCCGGCATCGCCGTCGTCTTCGCCATTGTCCTGGGTGTGCTCATCGACCACCTGCTCCGCTGGTGGCACAAACGGCTGGGCCGGCATGACGCCCCCGAGGCGGACGAGTGGGCCGAAGGGTCCTCCGGTTCCGGGCAGGAAGACCGGCCCGGCATGCAGGCCCTTGTGGTGCCCTCGGCAGAGGCCGGACCCGCGGCCAAGTAG
- a CDS encoding adenosine deaminase — MTEPIVDAAPAIDFDLKSLPKVSLHDHLDGGLRPATIIELAEAVGHTLPSTDPVALGQWFRESADSGSLVRYLETFDHTVAVMQTYDGLFRVAKEFVEDLADDGVVYGEVRWAPEQHLQKGLSLDEAVEAVQDGLEAGVEAVSETGREIQVGQLITAMRHADRGQEIAELAVRHRNQGAVGFDIAGAEDGFLPSRFRDAFTYLAQHNFPATVHAGEAAGLESIQSALVDGRALRLGHGVRIAEDIMVEFDDDEEAGDTVGLVTLGDLSSWVRDRGIALEICPSSNLQTGAIAEFGEGIESHPLDMLYQLGFNVTINTDNRLMSGVTLTDEFNLLVETFDYDLDDLLELTLNAAEASFLPLEEKEALVEYINDAYANLG; from the coding sequence GTGACTGAGCCCATTGTTGACGCTGCCCCTGCCATCGATTTTGACCTGAAGAGCCTGCCCAAGGTTTCCCTCCACGACCACCTGGACGGAGGACTCCGTCCGGCCACCATCATCGAACTGGCGGAGGCCGTTGGCCACACGCTTCCCTCAACGGACCCCGTGGCCCTGGGACAGTGGTTCCGCGAATCAGCCGATTCCGGATCCCTGGTCCGCTACCTGGAAACGTTCGACCACACGGTCGCCGTCATGCAGACCTACGACGGCCTGTTCCGCGTGGCCAAGGAGTTCGTCGAGGACCTCGCGGACGACGGCGTGGTGTACGGCGAAGTGCGCTGGGCGCCGGAACAGCACCTCCAGAAGGGACTCAGCCTTGACGAAGCCGTGGAGGCAGTCCAGGACGGACTGGAAGCCGGCGTCGAGGCCGTCTCCGAGACCGGACGCGAGATCCAGGTGGGCCAGCTGATCACCGCCATGCGCCACGCCGACCGCGGCCAGGAGATCGCCGAACTCGCCGTCCGACACCGCAACCAGGGTGCAGTGGGCTTCGACATTGCCGGTGCCGAGGACGGATTCCTGCCCAGCCGCTTCAGGGATGCCTTCACGTACCTCGCCCAGCACAATTTCCCCGCCACCGTGCACGCAGGCGAGGCTGCCGGGCTGGAGAGCATCCAGTCCGCGCTGGTGGACGGCCGCGCCCTCCGGCTGGGACACGGCGTCCGCATTGCCGAGGACATCATGGTGGAATTCGACGACGACGAGGAAGCCGGGGACACCGTTGGCCTGGTCACCCTGGGCGACCTCTCCAGCTGGGTCCGCGACCGCGGCATCGCCCTGGAGATCTGCCCTTCCTCCAACCTGCAGACCGGCGCCATCGCGGAGTTCGGCGAAGGCATCGAAAGCCACCCCCTGGACATGCTCTACCAGCTGGGCTTCAACGTCACCATCAACACCGATAACCGCCTGATGAGCGGCGTTACCCTCACCGACGAGTTCAACCTGCTGGTGGAAACCTTCGACTACGACCTCGATGACCTGCTGGAGCTGACCCTCAACGCCGCCGAGGCATCCTTCCTGCCCCTGGAGGAAAAGGAAGCGCTGGTGGAGTACATCAACGACGCCTACGCCAACCTTGGCTGA
- a CDS encoding MazG nucleotide pyrophosphohydrolase domain-containing protein, producing MGALTHASLVEYLLEEAYEVAETIEEGHPDAELQGELGDVLLQVVLHARLAEERGAFTFDDVARGLGAKMIRRNPHVFRPDGSLQDSFPATVAEIEQKWDAVKRAEKPERQDPFDGIPQALPALARAQKSLARAARAGLGLPAGSPVPDSEEELGNLLLAVVRSARDNGMDAERALHAAVRRYQRDQSDQSDQAPS from the coding sequence ATGGGCGCCCTGACGCACGCGTCGCTGGTGGAATACCTCCTGGAAGAGGCCTACGAAGTGGCCGAGACCATCGAGGAAGGCCACCCCGACGCCGAGCTGCAGGGCGAGCTCGGTGACGTGCTGCTCCAGGTGGTGCTGCATGCCCGCCTGGCTGAGGAGCGCGGCGCCTTCACGTTCGACGACGTGGCGCGCGGGCTGGGTGCCAAAATGATCCGCCGGAATCCCCACGTCTTCCGGCCTGACGGCTCCCTGCAGGACAGCTTCCCGGCCACCGTGGCGGAGATCGAGCAGAAGTGGGATGCCGTCAAGCGGGCCGAAAAGCCGGAACGGCAGGACCCCTTCGACGGCATCCCGCAGGCCCTCCCGGCGCTGGCCAGGGCACAGAAGTCCCTGGCCCGTGCAGCACGTGCGGGCCTTGGGCTCCCCGCGGGCTCTCCCGTCCCCGACAGCGAGGAGGAGCTCGGAAACCTGCTGCTCGCCGTCGTCCGTTCTGCGCGGGACAACGGCATGGACGCAGAGCGCGCCCTGCATGCCGCCGTCCGCCGCTACCAGCGTGACCAGAGTGACCAAAGCGACCAAGCGCCATCATGA
- the eno gene encoding phosphopyruvate hydratase codes for MALIDAIHAREILDSRGNPTVEVEVLLSDGQIGRAAVPSGASTGEHEAVELRDGDKGRYLGKGVQKAVDAVIDQIAPALTGFDATDQRSIDQAMLDLDGTPNKGKLGANAILGVSLAVANAAAASADLPLYKYLGGPNAHVLPVPLMNILNGGSHADSDVDIQEFMIAPIGAETFSEGLRWGVEVYHNLKSVLQQKGLSTGLGDEGGFAPNLPSNRAALDLITEAIKNAGYTPGKDIALALDVASSEFYKDGAYQFEGKSLSASDMSAYYGELVADYPLVSIEDPLDENDWDGWKTLTDAIGDKVQLVGDDLFVTNPSILQRGIDTRTANSLLVKVNQIGSLTETLDAVSLAQRAGYTTITSHRSGETEDTTIADIAVATNAGQIKTGAPARSERVAKYNQLLRIEEELDDAARYAGRSAFPRFKG; via the coding sequence ATGGCGCTTATCGATGCCATCCACGCCCGCGAGATCCTCGATTCCCGCGGCAACCCCACCGTTGAAGTTGAAGTCCTGCTGTCGGACGGCCAGATTGGCCGCGCCGCGGTTCCCTCCGGCGCCTCCACCGGTGAGCACGAGGCCGTTGAACTGCGTGACGGCGACAAGGGCCGCTACCTGGGCAAGGGCGTGCAGAAGGCCGTCGACGCCGTGATCGACCAGATCGCCCCCGCCCTGACCGGGTTCGACGCCACCGACCAGCGCAGCATCGACCAGGCCATGCTGGACCTGGACGGCACCCCCAACAAGGGCAAGCTGGGCGCCAACGCCATCCTGGGCGTCTCCCTGGCCGTCGCCAACGCAGCCGCAGCCTCCGCCGACCTGCCGCTCTACAAGTACCTGGGCGGCCCGAACGCCCACGTCCTGCCCGTGCCGCTGATGAACATCCTCAATGGTGGCTCCCACGCCGACTCCGACGTCGACATCCAGGAATTCATGATCGCCCCCATCGGCGCAGAGACCTTCTCCGAAGGCCTGCGCTGGGGCGTTGAGGTCTACCACAACCTCAAGTCCGTGCTGCAGCAGAAGGGCCTCTCCACCGGCCTCGGCGACGAAGGCGGCTTCGCGCCCAACCTGCCGTCCAACCGCGCAGCCCTGGACCTCATCACCGAAGCCATCAAGAACGCCGGCTACACCCCGGGCAAGGACATCGCCCTGGCCCTGGACGTTGCCTCCTCCGAGTTCTACAAGGACGGCGCCTACCAGTTCGAAGGCAAGTCCCTGTCCGCCAGCGACATGAGCGCCTACTACGGCGAACTCGTTGCCGACTACCCGCTGGTCTCCATCGAGGACCCGCTGGACGAGAACGACTGGGACGGCTGGAAGACCCTCACCGACGCCATCGGCGACAAGGTCCAGCTGGTGGGTGACGACCTCTTCGTCACCAACCCCTCCATCCTGCAGCGTGGCATCGACACCAGGACCGCCAACTCCCTGCTGGTCAAGGTCAACCAGATCGGTTCGCTGACTGAGACCCTGGACGCCGTCAGCCTGGCCCAGCGAGCCGGCTACACCACCATCACCTCGCACCGCTCCGGCGAAACCGAGGACACCACCATCGCCGACATCGCCGTGGCCACCAACGCCGGCCAGATCAAGACCGGTGCACCGGCCCGCTCCGAGCGCGTAGCCAAGTACAACCAGCTGCTGCGCATCGAAGAAGAACTGGACGACGCCGCACGCTACGCCGGCCGCAGCGCCTTCCCGCGTTTCAAGGGCTAG
- a CDS encoding septum formation initiator family protein: MATRRPKVPKVAPARPAKATDDDGSSGGAEVIRADFRPAKGVPAAGAAPAKDNHAGGTAAGRPGKAGEAKAARPTAGRKGSSPVDGKDARSPEEEQHPVPAKAFSGRMLALAVVMIAITVMLAPTVKIFFDKKAEIDALNADIAARQAEGDALRQQVSRWQDPNYVKQQARDRINMVMPGETGYWVFGSDEPAGESSSPAGAAAQDPADLPWVDSLWESIRRAATD; this comes from the coding sequence ATGGCTACCCGCCGCCCCAAAGTTCCCAAGGTCGCCCCCGCCCGTCCAGCCAAGGCAACGGACGACGACGGATCCTCCGGCGGTGCCGAGGTCATTCGGGCGGATTTCCGGCCGGCCAAGGGCGTCCCCGCGGCAGGCGCCGCACCTGCGAAGGACAACCACGCGGGCGGAACTGCTGCAGGCCGGCCCGGGAAAGCGGGGGAGGCCAAGGCGGCCAGGCCAACCGCCGGGCGCAAAGGAAGCAGCCCCGTAGACGGCAAGGACGCCCGCAGCCCCGAAGAGGAGCAGCATCCTGTCCCCGCCAAGGCCTTTTCCGGCCGCATGCTCGCGCTGGCCGTGGTGATGATCGCCATCACCGTCATGCTGGCCCCCACGGTCAAGATCTTCTTCGACAAGAAGGCCGAAATAGACGCCCTGAACGCGGATATCGCCGCACGCCAGGCTGAAGGCGACGCCCTCCGCCAGCAGGTGTCGCGCTGGCAGGACCCCAACTACGTCAAGCAGCAGGCCCGCGACCGCATTAACATGGTTATGCCGGGCGAAACCGGCTACTGGGTTTTTGGCAGCGATGAGCCGGCCGGAGAAAGCAGTAGCCCCGCCGGCGCAGCAGCACAAGACCCCGCCGATCTGCCGTGGGTGGATTCCCTGTGGGAGTCCATCAGGCGCGCGGCCACAGACTGA
- a CDS encoding DUF501 domain-containing protein, translating into MEHNTAAARDESRQPTAHDLEVLSRQLGRPVRDVVEIPARCVCGNPLVAATAPRLSNGTPFPTTFYLTHPVITSAVSRLEAAGVMNNMNEQLAADAGLAAAYRAAHGEYLAARDAIGRRSGIGPVPEIDGVSAGGMPTRVKCLHVLVGHSLAAGSGVNPLGDQALDMISEWWTADKCYCDGAWDTTGEAPSRDLSRHGPQGLPDIVGRPAPVRKSAGTTEASE; encoded by the coding sequence GTGGAACACAACACGGCAGCCGCCCGGGACGAATCCCGCCAACCAACAGCACACGACCTTGAAGTACTGAGCAGGCAGCTGGGACGACCCGTCCGCGACGTCGTGGAGATTCCGGCCCGCTGCGTCTGTGGCAACCCCCTCGTGGCCGCCACCGCGCCCCGGCTGAGCAACGGTACCCCGTTTCCCACCACCTTCTACCTGACGCACCCGGTGATCACGTCCGCGGTTTCCAGGCTTGAAGCCGCCGGGGTCATGAACAACATGAACGAGCAGCTGGCCGCGGACGCCGGGCTTGCCGCTGCCTACCGGGCGGCCCACGGGGAGTACCTTGCCGCCCGCGATGCCATCGGCCGGCGTTCCGGAATCGGTCCGGTCCCCGAAATTGACGGCGTGTCCGCGGGCGGGATGCCCACCCGCGTCAAATGCCTGCATGTCCTGGTGGGCCACTCCCTTGCAGCGGGCAGCGGCGTCAACCCCCTGGGTGACCAGGCCCTGGACATGATCAGCGAATGGTGGACTGCTGACAAGTGCTACTGCGACGGCGCCTGGGACACCACCGGTGAGGCACCATCCCGGGACCTCAGCCGGCACGGGCCCCAAGGGCTCCCGGACATCGTGGGCCGCCCCGCCCCGGTCCGGAAATCCGCCGGAACCACAGAGGCGTCCGAATGA
- a CDS encoding Ppx/GppA phosphatase family protein, translating into MTRVAAIDCGTNSIRLLIADIDRSNGGTKLTDVVREMRVVRLGQGVDATGELAPEALERTLGATADYARLIKEHGAERIRFVATSASRDARNRDVFVDGVRELLGVEPEVISGDEEAALSFAGASSVLPVLDGQQVLVVDLGGGSTEFVLGTAAGVTAAKSVDIGCVRLTERHLRNDPPTAEQIAAAEADVDDAMARAGRDVPLERATAVVGVAGSVTTITAHALRLPEYLPDAIHGASLPIGDIRDAATDLLGMTRAGRAALPYMHPGRVDVIGAGGLVWRRILERMGELTGGKVAAATASEHDILDGIALSIG; encoded by the coding sequence ATGACCCGCGTCGCCGCCATCGACTGCGGCACCAACTCCATCCGGCTCCTCATCGCCGACATCGACCGCAGTAACGGCGGCACAAAGCTCACCGACGTGGTCCGGGAGATGCGCGTGGTCCGGCTGGGCCAGGGCGTGGACGCCACCGGCGAACTGGCTCCGGAGGCGCTGGAACGCACGCTTGGCGCCACGGCCGATTACGCCCGCCTGATCAAGGAGCATGGCGCAGAGCGGATCCGGTTTGTTGCCACCTCCGCGAGCCGCGATGCACGCAATCGGGACGTCTTCGTGGACGGCGTCAGGGAGCTGCTGGGAGTGGAACCTGAGGTCATTTCCGGGGACGAGGAAGCGGCGTTGTCCTTTGCCGGGGCCAGCAGCGTGCTGCCCGTCCTCGACGGCCAGCAGGTGCTCGTGGTGGACCTCGGCGGGGGAAGCACCGAATTCGTCCTGGGCACCGCGGCCGGCGTGACCGCTGCCAAGTCCGTGGACATCGGCTGCGTCCGGCTGACTGAACGCCACCTGCGCAACGATCCGCCCACTGCCGAACAGATTGCCGCCGCGGAGGCCGACGTGGACGACGCCATGGCCCGCGCCGGACGCGACGTGCCCCTGGAACGCGCCACCGCCGTCGTCGGTGTTGCCGGGTCCGTCACCACCATCACCGCGCACGCGCTCCGCCTGCCCGAATACTTGCCCGACGCCATCCACGGGGCCTCGCTGCCCATCGGGGACATCCGCGACGCCGCCACCGACCTGCTGGGGATGACCCGGGCCGGGCGGGCTGCGCTGCCGTACATGCATCCGGGCCGCGTGGACGTCATCGGCGCCGGGGGACTGGTGTGGCGCCGCATCCTGGAACGGATGGGGGAGCTGACCGGCGGGAAAGTCGCCGCGGCCACCGCAAGCGAGCACGACATCCTTGACGGCATCGCGCTGAGCATCGGGTAG
- a CDS encoding S8 family serine peptidase, whose product MHPTPASTPLVSRAAAAAMAVLLASCCLFAGLFTAPAAHADEWRDKEYWLADSGITKAWEVSKGAGVKVAVIDSGIDAQHPDLKGAVVGGYDASGSGQPDGQKSVGSKPEHGTLVATMLAGRGHQPASASPSPSPGPAVPPDGIIGVAPEAQLLSVSTWLGSANPSGKSDQDQIPEAVRWAVDNGAKVINISLGSTTPQWPQSWDAAFLYAEQKDVVIVAAAGNRVGGNTQVGAPATIPGVLTVAGLDRKNVASVDASSQGISIGVAAPAENLLGGLPAGGYAEWAGTSGSTPIVAGVAALIRSKWPDMSAEQVINRIVSTAKDAGAPGKDPLYGYGILNAEAALKADVPEVSVNPLGTIAEWIRVHRRGNAAPATPLPTATSVPSAAPTLPEATVPAAKAPSQRDSAIGAAVVIGFAALFVAIIAAAAVQLRRAARNPSLAVEEPDTGVMERVKSRPDS is encoded by the coding sequence ATGCATCCCACCCCAGCTTCAACCCCGCTCGTGTCCCGTGCCGCGGCTGCCGCAATGGCCGTCCTGCTGGCCTCGTGCTGCCTGTTCGCCGGCCTGTTCACGGCCCCCGCCGCACACGCCGACGAGTGGCGCGACAAGGAGTACTGGCTCGCGGACTCGGGCATTACCAAGGCCTGGGAAGTGTCAAAGGGCGCCGGCGTCAAGGTGGCCGTCATCGACAGCGGCATCGATGCCCAGCACCCGGACCTCAAAGGCGCCGTTGTCGGCGGTTACGATGCCTCCGGCTCAGGCCAGCCGGACGGCCAGAAAAGCGTCGGCTCCAAGCCTGAACACGGCACCCTGGTAGCCACCATGCTCGCAGGCCGCGGACACCAGCCCGCCAGCGCGAGCCCCAGCCCCAGCCCCGGGCCGGCTGTTCCCCCGGACGGCATCATCGGCGTCGCGCCCGAAGCGCAGCTCCTCTCCGTCTCCACCTGGCTGGGCTCGGCCAATCCGTCGGGCAAAAGCGACCAGGACCAGATTCCCGAGGCGGTCCGCTGGGCGGTGGACAACGGCGCCAAGGTCATCAACATCTCGCTCGGCAGCACCACTCCGCAGTGGCCGCAGAGCTGGGACGCCGCCTTCCTGTACGCCGAACAGAAGGACGTGGTCATCGTCGCCGCCGCCGGGAACCGGGTGGGAGGCAATACCCAGGTGGGCGCCCCTGCAACCATCCCGGGCGTGCTCACCGTCGCCGGCCTGGACCGCAAGAACGTGGCCAGCGTGGACGCTTCCTCGCAGGGCATCAGCATTGGGGTGGCTGCACCGGCCGAGAACCTCCTGGGCGGCCTTCCGGCCGGAGGCTATGCCGAATGGGCCGGAACCTCCGGGTCCACGCCCATCGTCGCAGGCGTTGCCGCCCTGATCCGGTCCAAGTGGCCGGACATGAGCGCCGAACAGGTGATCAACAGGATCGTCTCCACGGCGAAGGACGCCGGAGCCCCGGGCAAGGATCCGCTGTACGGCTACGGCATCCTCAACGCCGAGGCAGCGCTCAAGGCTGACGTCCCGGAGGTTTCAGTCAATCCGCTGGGCACCATCGCCGAGTGGATCCGCGTTCACAGGCGCGGCAATGCCGCCCCGGCAACGCCGCTGCCCACCGCAACCTCAGTGCCAAGTGCGGCACCCACGCTGCCCGAAGCCACCGTTCCCGCCGCGAAGGCGCCGTCCCAGCGCGACAGTGCCATCGGCGCCGCCGTCGTCATCGGTTTTGCCGCCCTGTTCGTGGCCATCATCGCCGCCGCTGCCGTCCAGCTCCGACGGGCTGCCCGCAACCCTTCCCTTGCCGTGGAAGAACCCGACACGGGCGTGATGGAAAGGGTCAAATCCCGCCCGGATTCCTAG